A stretch of the Flavobacterium sp. 5 genome encodes the following:
- a CDS encoding carbon-nitrogen hydrolase family protein: MKISVAQTKPIKGNISANVDAHKKLIELAVSHKADAVFFPELSITGYEPDLANTLATNQEDSKFEDFQKISDSNKITIGIGVPTKTDLGIQISMVIFQPNMERQTYSKQQLHVDEFPYFINGEKQIILSVDNVNIAPAICYESMHFDHPDYASKLGAEIYLTSVAKTQNGVDNAILHYPSIAKKFGMPVLMSNCVGYCDNFESVGQSAVWTKQGNLIGQLDDKHEGILIFDTETEEVIIQML, encoded by the coding sequence ATGAAAATTTCAGTAGCACAAACAAAACCAATTAAAGGGAATATTTCTGCGAATGTAGATGCTCATAAAAAATTAATTGAACTTGCTGTTTCACACAAAGCAGATGCTGTTTTTTTTCCTGAACTTTCAATAACGGGTTATGAGCCAGATTTGGCAAATACTTTAGCAACAAATCAGGAAGATTCTAAATTTGAAGATTTTCAAAAGATTAGTGACAGCAATAAAATCACCATTGGAATTGGTGTACCAACAAAAACAGATTTAGGTATTCAAATTAGTATGGTAATTTTTCAACCGAATATGGAAAGACAAACGTATTCAAAACAGCAATTGCACGTTGACGAATTTCCATATTTTATTAATGGCGAAAAACAAATTATTCTGTCAGTTGACAATGTAAATATTGCGCCGGCTATCTGTTATGAAAGTATGCATTTTGACCATCCTGATTATGCAAGTAAATTGGGCGCAGAAATTTATTTGACGAGTGTTGCAAAAACTCAAAATGGAGTTGATAACGCAATATTACATTATCCATCTATTGCAAAGAAATTCGGAATGCCTGTTTTAATGTCTAATTGCGTTGGATATTGCGATAACTTTGAAAGTGTTGGTCAAAGTGCAGTTTGGACAAAGCAAGGAAATTTAATTGGACAACTAGATGACAAACACGAAGGAATACTAATTTTTGACACTGAAACTGAAGAAGTAATTATACAGATGTTGTAA
- a CDS encoding polysaccharide biosynthesis C-terminal domain-containing protein, which produces MLEKIRKKLLQIKQNSLVQQSLITLIFRVLGLLTLFGFTLFFTKTYSPKIVGQYDFVRSFLLVIGSFCLLGCDQSILYFKGRLSDSNSLLGIKKIYTKMIGLLLMMSLLFLALFSCINKQFINNYFSDSSVYDMFLKSILVLFFYGVTTLNTEVFRALDHFYIAELFRNTIKYIPLIVGAILLPYYDAKDYFADVFLSGFILLSIITTILLFFYFGKAKDEKTIIFTYKELFTKSYPIAISGVALFLLMSFDIFFLKKYRDNETVAFYSVAIKLMTILSMVIVTVNITISTKIAEYFFSQNRTALIQTVKHTSRLIFFFTFPAVLIICFFPAVFLGFFGKDYIAAKDALLILIMGQGICSAFGAAPIYLNMTGRQHIFQIILIIAVFINFVLNRILIPEYGMTGAATAFVVSSFFWNCTSAIVIYKKDKLNVFLN; this is translated from the coding sequence ATGTTAGAAAAAATTCGAAAAAAACTATTGCAAATAAAACAAAATTCCTTAGTTCAACAAAGTTTAATTACTTTAATTTTTAGGGTCTTAGGTTTGTTAACGCTGTTTGGTTTTACTTTATTTTTTACGAAAACTTATTCACCGAAAATTGTAGGACAATATGATTTTGTTCGTTCTTTTCTTTTGGTCATTGGAAGTTTCTGTTTGTTGGGTTGTGATCAGTCCATTTTGTATTTTAAAGGAAGGCTTAGTGATTCCAATTCTTTACTAGGCATCAAAAAAATATACACTAAAATGATTGGGTTGTTATTGATGATGTCCCTTTTATTTCTTGCATTATTTTCTTGTATCAATAAGCAATTTATAAATAATTATTTTTCTGATTCCAGTGTGTATGATATGTTTTTAAAATCAATACTAGTGTTATTTTTTTATGGAGTTACGACTTTAAATACAGAAGTTTTCAGAGCATTAGACCATTTTTATATTGCAGAACTGTTTAGAAACACGATTAAATATATTCCTTTGATTGTTGGAGCAATTTTATTGCCTTATTACGATGCAAAAGACTATTTCGCAGATGTTTTTTTGAGTGGTTTTATTCTACTTTCTATTATAACAACAATATTACTTTTTTTTTATTTTGGCAAAGCCAAAGACGAGAAAACTATAATTTTTACATATAAAGAACTCTTTACCAAATCGTATCCAATTGCCATTAGTGGTGTGGCTTTGTTTTTATTGATGAGTTTTGATATCTTTTTTTTAAAAAAATATAGAGACAATGAAACGGTAGCATTTTATTCGGTAGCCATTAAATTAATGACAATTCTTTCGATGGTAATTGTCACTGTGAATATTACAATTTCCACTAAAATTGCTGAATATTTTTTTAGTCAGAACAGAACAGCTTTAATCCAAACAGTGAAACATACTTCTCGTTTAATTTTCTTTTTTACTTTTCCAGCGGTGCTTATCATTTGTTTTTTTCCAGCGGTTTTTTTAGGTTTTTTCGGAAAGGATTATATAGCAGCCAAGGATGCTTTGCTCATTTTAATTATGGGTCAAGGAATTTGTTCTGCATTTGGAGCTGCACCAATTTATTTGAATATGACAGGAAGACAACACATTTTTCAGATTATATTGATTATAGCGGTGTTTATTAATTTTGTTTTAAATAGAATATTAATACCCGAATACGGAATGACTGGTGCTGCTACGGCATTTGTGGTTAGTTCTTTTTTTTGGAATTGTACTTCGGCAATTGTGATTTATAAGAAAGACAAATTGAACGTTTTTTTGAATTAA
- a CDS encoding glycosyltransferase family A protein has translation MQIHNKDVFFSIIVPVYNVQDYLKQCLESILCQEYHDYEIILINDGSTDSSLEICCFYLETSDKIVLINKENGGLSDARNHGLQKASGDYIIFTDSDDYWVGSRILKDLNEMIKVSDPDIIIHEESRFFSDKDVKCKFNQRFLKQKSGEFKYEILQLIYYDLFVASACDKIIKKSILLNNDLYFPLGKKSEDIEWCGKLINYIDTFSIYPKSFYIYRQGRNGSITASVNENHIMDVYNMVKEGLNVKRLESNILNDAIQNYWACNYIVILKDFNVLSSKNRNLIWEDLVSWKYLLKKGQNLKIDKVMFFYNFLPFCLLPFFLNFYRIKTILYKKYRTLK, from the coding sequence ATGCAAATTCATAATAAAGACGTTTTTTTTAGTATTATTGTTCCAGTTTACAATGTTCAGGATTATCTTAAACAATGTTTGGAGAGTATTTTATGCCAAGAATATCATGATTATGAGATTATCTTAATAAATGATGGATCTACAGATTCCTCTTTAGAAATTTGCTGTTTTTATTTAGAAACATCAGATAAGATTGTATTGATAAACAAAGAAAATGGTGGTTTATCCGATGCTCGAAATCATGGTTTACAAAAAGCGTCAGGGGATTATATTATTTTTACAGATAGTGATGATTACTGGGTTGGAAGCCGAATATTGAAAGATTTAAATGAAATGATTAAGGTGTCAGATCCTGATATTATTATTCACGAGGAGAGTCGTTTTTTCTCAGATAAAGATGTTAAGTGTAAGTTCAATCAGCGATTTTTAAAACAAAAATCAGGAGAATTTAAGTATGAGATTTTACAATTAATTTATTATGATTTGTTCGTTGCTTCTGCTTGTGATAAGATTATCAAGAAATCAATTTTATTGAATAATGACTTATATTTTCCTTTGGGGAAAAAATCTGAAGATATTGAGTGGTGCGGAAAATTGATAAATTACATAGATACATTTAGTATTTATCCTAAGTCATTTTATATTTACAGACAAGGAAGAAACGGTTCAATTACAGCTTCAGTAAATGAAAATCATATTATGGATGTTTATAATATGGTAAAAGAAGGACTGAATGTAAAACGATTAGAGTCAAATATTTTAAATGATGCAATTCAGAATTATTGGGCTTGTAATTATATTGTAATTTTAAAAGATTTCAATGTTTTATCATCCAAAAACAGAAATCTCATTTGGGAAGATTTAGTTTCTTGGAAGTATTTATTAAAAAAAGGACAGAACCTAAAAATTGATAAAGTAATGTTTTTTTATAATTTTTTGCCTTTTTGCCTTTTACCTTTTTTTTTAAATTTTTATAGAATAAAAACCATTTTGTATAAAAAGTATAGAACATTAAAGTAA
- a CDS encoding O-antigen ligase family protein has protein sequence MNKYLNGNDLWEMGYKFSNSIGIHAPELNMHLAFVSICNLYFVFEGFRQNGQKISNWSNTIIFLCSFFFVLFVNTRMALFNVLFGFVLVFFGEVFRKYNYKKVAGIFAILIVTLGTVLFFFVQNNPYMKEKYSSVTFAYMDKVGKLDEIANPETKVFNSLVTRVSIWKSAWELSLKHLPFGVGASDGKSELINYFKQTNQHFLAKYEFPTHNQFLDYLLKFGILGPIVVLFYIGSMGYLGIDLKNAIVFSFFFLFFTSNLTDDFLLRFNGIAFSGLWMAIFGSYWLQQKIIADKESIVL, from the coding sequence ATGAATAAATATCTTAATGGAAATGATTTATGGGAAATGGGTTATAAATTTTCTAATAGTATAGGCATTCATGCACCAGAGTTGAATATGCATTTGGCTTTTGTTTCGATTTGTAATCTTTATTTTGTTTTTGAAGGATTTAGACAAAATGGTCAAAAGATATCTAACTGGAGTAATACTATTATTTTTCTTTGTTCTTTTTTCTTTGTTCTTTTTGTAAATACGAGAATGGCATTATTCAACGTATTGTTTGGTTTTGTTTTAGTTTTTTTTGGTGAAGTATTTAGAAAATACAATTATAAAAAAGTAGCAGGAATTTTTGCTATTTTAATTGTAACATTAGGAACGGTGCTTTTCTTTTTTGTTCAAAATAATCCTTATATGAAAGAGAAATATTCCTCTGTTACTTTTGCTTATATGGATAAAGTAGGAAAGCTAGATGAAATTGCGAATCCAGAAACAAAAGTATTTAACTCTTTGGTAACGCGTGTTTCTATTTGGAAATCGGCATGGGAATTGTCTTTAAAACATCTTCCTTTTGGAGTTGGTGCTTCAGATGGGAAGTCTGAGTTAATAAACTATTTTAAACAAACAAATCAACATTTTTTGGCGAAATATGAATTTCCTACTCACAATCAGTTTCTTGACTATTTGCTAAAATTTGGAATATTGGGGCCAATTGTTGTCTTGTTTTATATAGGATCTATGGGGTATTTAGGAATTGATTTGAAAAATGCAATTGTGTTTTCTTTCTTTTTCCTTTTTTTTACATCTAATCTCACCGATGATTTTTTATTACGTTTTAATGGAATTGCTTTCAGCGGATTGTGGATGGCTATTTTTGGGAGTTATTGGCTTCAACAAAAAATTATTGCTGATAAAGAATCGATAGTGCTTTAA
- a CDS encoding glycosyltransferase — protein MKVVHIIEALGGGVYTYFKDLSYYFGEDEVRKDITTTIIYSGNRKEIDPEKIESEFSKGVSLVKINMVREFSPIQDIKSVLQLRKELKQLNPDVVHLHSSKAGVLGRVACFLLFDRKKIFYTPHGYSFLRTDISTLSKKIYWVIEKRFQQFFGGITIACGDTEYEIAQKIGKSHLIRNGINIEKIQQYQLPHQNKKLTIGIVGRISFQKNPNLFNQIALRFPNFNFVWIGDGEINSLLTAPNIRITGWFMDRKEALKELNAIDIYIQTSLWEGLPIAVLEAMALKKPVLATNLIGNKDIVVPNVTGFLFEKIEDLDTYFEQLKEESTRTIFGNNASKTCYRLFDVNKNFKALSILYQQ, from the coding sequence TTGAAAGTTGTCCATATAATAGAAGCATTAGGAGGAGGTGTTTATACTTATTTCAAAGACTTGTCCTATTATTTTGGAGAAGATGAAGTAAGAAAAGACATTACTACAACTATTATTTATAGTGGAAATCGCAAAGAAATCGATCCCGAAAAAATCGAATCAGAATTCTCAAAAGGAGTTTCACTGGTGAAAATTAATATGGTTCGTGAATTTTCACCTATTCAAGATATTAAATCGGTTCTTCAGCTAAGAAAAGAACTTAAACAACTAAATCCTGATGTTGTTCATCTTCATTCTTCAAAAGCTGGAGTTTTGGGTAGGGTTGCTTGTTTTTTATTATTTGACAGAAAAAAAATATTCTATACACCCCATGGGTATTCTTTTTTAAGAACCGACATTTCAACCTTATCTAAAAAAATATATTGGGTAATAGAAAAACGTTTTCAACAATTCTTCGGTGGTATTACCATTGCGTGTGGCGATACAGAGTATGAAATAGCTCAAAAAATAGGGAAATCACATTTAATAAGAAACGGCATAAATATTGAAAAAATCCAACAATATCAATTACCGCATCAAAACAAAAAACTAACAATTGGTATTGTTGGCCGTATTTCATTTCAAAAAAATCCAAATTTATTTAATCAAATAGCACTACGGTTTCCTAATTTTAATTTCGTTTGGATAGGAGATGGAGAAATAAATTCTTTGTTAACTGCCCCCAATATTAGGATTACAGGATGGTTTATGGATAGAAAAGAAGCTCTCAAAGAACTCAATGCAATTGATATCTACATTCAAACCTCGCTTTGGGAAGGGCTTCCAATTGCTGTTTTGGAAGCAATGGCCTTGAAAAAACCTGTTTTGGCAACCAATTTAATTGGAAATAAAGATATTGTTGTTCCTAATGTAACAGGTTTTCTTTTTGAAAAAATCGAAGACCTTGATACCTATTTCGAACAATTAAAAGAAGAATCAACCCGTACAATTTTTGGTAATAATGCATCCAAAACGTGTTATCGTTTATTTGATGTAAACAAAAATTTTAAAGCACTATCGATTCTTTATCAGCAATAA
- a CDS encoding UDP-glucuronic acid decarboxylase family protein: protein MKRILITGAAGFLGSHLCDRFIKEGYHVIGMDNLITGDLKNIEHLFKLEHFEFYHHDITKFVHVPGNLDYILHFASPASPIDYLKIPIQTLKVGSLGTHNLLGLARVKKARILIASTSEVYGDPLVHPQTEEYYGNVNTIGPRGVYDEAKRFQESITMAYHTFHNVETRIVRIFNTYGPRMRLNDGRVIPAFIGQAIRGEDLTIFGDGMQTRSFCYVDDQVEGIFRLLHSDYVYPVNIGNPDEITIKDFAEEIIKLTGTSQKVVYHALPINDPLQRQPDTTKAKELLGWEAKVNRAEGMKITYDYFKSLSKEELSKEEHKDFSKYIN, encoded by the coding sequence ATGAAAAGAATACTTATCACAGGAGCAGCAGGTTTTTTAGGGTCTCATTTATGTGACCGTTTTATCAAAGAAGGATATCATGTAATTGGTATGGATAACCTCATTACTGGTGATTTAAAAAATATAGAGCATTTGTTCAAACTAGAGCATTTTGAATTTTATCATCATGATATTACCAAGTTTGTACATGTTCCTGGAAACTTAGATTACATTCTACATTTTGCTTCACCTGCAAGTCCGATAGATTATCTCAAAATTCCTATACAAACCTTAAAAGTGGGTTCCCTTGGTACACATAATCTTTTGGGTTTAGCAAGAGTAAAAAAGGCCAGGATTCTTATCGCTTCTACATCTGAGGTATATGGAGATCCTTTGGTTCATCCACAAACAGAAGAATATTACGGAAACGTAAATACTATTGGACCAAGAGGAGTATATGATGAAGCTAAGCGTTTTCAGGAATCAATTACAATGGCATATCATACTTTTCATAATGTTGAAACTAGAATTGTTCGTATTTTCAATACTTATGGACCAAGAATGCGTCTTAATGATGGCCGTGTCATTCCGGCTTTTATTGGGCAAGCTATTCGTGGAGAAGATTTAACGATTTTTGGAGATGGAATGCAAACTCGTTCTTTCTGCTATGTAGATGATCAGGTAGAGGGAATTTTTAGATTATTACATTCGGATTATGTGTATCCTGTGAATATTGGTAATCCTGATGAAATCACGATCAAGGATTTTGCAGAGGAAATTATTAAACTAACAGGAACTTCTCAAAAAGTAGTGTATCATGCGTTACCTATAAATGATCCTTTACAACGTCAGCCAGATACTACTAAGGCAAAAGAACTACTAGGTTGGGAAGCCAAAGTTAACCGTGCTGAAGGAATGAAAATCACGTATGATTATTTTAAATCATTATCTAAAGAAGAATTGTCTAAGGAAGAGCACAAGGATTTTTCAAAGTACATCAATTAG
- a CDS encoding exopolysaccharide biosynthesis polyprenyl glycosylphosphotransferase, whose translation MKTKTGRYSGYIRPFSRLLDLIIINFFTVFFSGIPVFHDFYAFFISCAWFIIAANLGFYEVYRYTKVIAILNCTLKQVIAFTVCCLALAYFYPERYSLTVILLFTSVSVVLILGFKLFIYFFLRRYRILFGGNFRRVVLIGKHKNVKPLEQFFEENPDYGYKLIKEFDLYHQKIDYFKDIFSFILDNDIDEIYCAMEDLSNKQVEEFIFFADNNFKTLKFIPDQKQLLSLNIVFEYYDYIPVISQRTISLDDSLNKIIKRSFDIIFSFLIIMGILSWLIPILAVIIRLDSNGSLFFVQKRNGLNNKEFNCFKFRSMEINELADIEQVSKNDTRITGVGKFIRKTSIDELPQFFNVLMGDMSVVGPRPHMVSHTNMYAERIDKFMVRHFIKPGITGLAQTKGFRGEVESDKDIINRVRYDIFYIEKWSLLLDLKIIFKTIFNTLKGDKKAY comes from the coding sequence GTGAAAACTAAAACAGGAAGATATTCGGGGTATATAAGACCTTTTTCTCGCCTATTAGATTTGATTATTATCAATTTCTTTACGGTGTTTTTTTCGGGCATTCCTGTTTTTCATGATTTTTATGCTTTTTTTATCAGCTGTGCTTGGTTTATCATTGCTGCTAACTTGGGTTTTTATGAAGTCTATCGCTATACCAAAGTAATTGCAATTTTGAATTGTACATTAAAGCAAGTAATTGCTTTTACTGTTTGTTGTCTTGCTCTCGCATATTTTTATCCAGAAAGATATAGTTTAACAGTTATACTACTATTTACATCAGTATCAGTAGTGTTGATATTAGGCTTTAAATTGTTTATTTATTTCTTTCTAAGGAGATATAGAATTCTCTTTGGAGGAAATTTTAGAAGGGTTGTGCTTATTGGAAAACACAAAAATGTGAAACCTTTGGAGCAATTTTTTGAAGAAAATCCAGATTATGGATACAAATTGATTAAAGAGTTTGATTTGTATCATCAAAAGATTGATTATTTTAAGGATATTTTTTCTTTTATTTTGGACAATGATATAGACGAAATTTATTGTGCTATGGAAGATTTGTCCAATAAACAAGTTGAAGAGTTTATTTTCTTTGCCGATAATAATTTTAAAACACTCAAATTTATTCCAGATCAAAAGCAATTACTTTCTTTAAATATTGTATTCGAATATTATGACTATATCCCCGTAATTTCGCAACGAACAATTTCTCTTGATGATTCTCTTAACAAGATAATAAAACGCAGTTTTGACATCATTTTTTCTTTCTTAATAATAATGGGTATATTGTCATGGTTGATACCGATACTGGCAGTTATTATTAGACTAGATTCCAACGGCTCATTATTTTTTGTTCAAAAAAGAAACGGCTTGAATAATAAAGAATTCAATTGTTTTAAATTTCGATCAATGGAAATAAATGAATTGGCAGATATTGAGCAAGTTTCTAAAAATGATACCAGAATAACGGGAGTTGGTAAATTTATTCGTAAAACGAGTATCGACGAATTACCGCAATTTTTTAATGTTTTAATGGGTGATATGTCGGTAGTGGGACCAAGGCCACATATGGTGAGTCATACCAATATGTATGCAGAACGAATAGATAAGTTTATGGTGCGTCATTTTATAAAACCAGGTATAACAGGTTTAGCACAAACCAAAGGTTTTCGCGGGGAGGTTGAATCAGACAAAGACATTATAAATAGAGTGAGATATGATATTTTTTATATTGAAAAATGGTCATTATTGTTAGATCTTAAAATCATTTTTAAGACCATTTTTAATACTTTAAAAGGAGATAAAAAAGCCTATTAG
- a CDS encoding glycosyltransferase family 2 protein, which yields METPLVSIITPSFNSEKFIAETIQSVQNQTYQNWEMIIVDDCSTDQTTIIIEQFVINDDRIRFFQLEKNSGAGIAREMALSKATGDYISFLDADDLWKPLKLEKQLQFLKDNKIHFTFSFYDCIDEEGNALNKRVEAPKNLTYRQLFFCNYVGNLTGIYDRHYFGKIAISATRKRQDWIVWLTILKQIKTAKPVPESLAYYRIRNNSLSASKIDLLKHNFAVYRNFHGFNYVTSLFIMIGFLFTQLLIKPRYIKKI from the coding sequence ATGGAAACACCTTTAGTATCTATAATAACACCTTCTTTTAATTCCGAGAAGTTCATTGCCGAAACTATTCAATCGGTACAAAATCAAACGTATCAGAATTGGGAAATGATTATTGTTGATGATTGCTCAACAGACCAAACAACAATCATTATTGAACAATTTGTTATAAATGATGATAGAATTCGTTTTTTTCAATTAGAAAAGAATTCAGGTGCTGGAATTGCCAGGGAAATGGCTTTATCAAAAGCGACAGGTGATTATATTTCATTTTTAGATGCCGATGATCTCTGGAAACCGTTAAAACTCGAAAAACAACTTCAGTTTTTGAAAGACAATAAAATTCACTTTACTTTCTCTTTCTATGATTGTATAGATGAAGAAGGAAATGCTTTAAACAAAAGGGTAGAAGCTCCTAAAAACCTCACTTATCGTCAATTGTTTTTTTGTAACTATGTTGGAAACCTTACAGGAATTTATGACAGACATTATTTTGGGAAAATAGCTATATCCGCTACTCGAAAGCGCCAAGATTGGATAGTATGGCTAACTATTTTAAAACAAATAAAAACAGCAAAACCCGTTCCCGAAAGTTTGGCTTATTATCGTATTCGAAATAACTCATTATCGGCTTCAAAGATTGATTTATTGAAACATAATTTTGCAGTATACCGTAATTTTCATGGTTTTAATTATGTTACTTCTTTGTTTATTATGATTGGATTTTTATTCACCCAATTGTTGATAAAGCCCCGTTATATTAAGAAAATTTAA
- a CDS encoding ORF6N domain-containing protein, with product MDSQIILSEETISNNIYYIRNQKVMLDRDLAKLYGIETKRLKEQVKRNRNRFPEDFMFELSKEEFENWRSQFATSNSEKIGLRYAPMAFTEHGILMLSSVLNSDKAIQTNIQIMRIFVKVRQMLLDTTEIKLDIAQIQKKLENQGKNIELVFSYLDELADKKDEEKPRTKIGYKNDF from the coding sequence ATGGACTCACAAATCATACTTTCAGAAGAAACAATTTCAAATAACATCTACTATATTCGAAATCAAAAAGTGATGCTGGATAGAGATTTGGCAAAACTTTATGGAATTGAAACTAAAAGATTAAAAGAACAAGTTAAAAGAAACAGGAATCGTTTTCCTGAAGACTTTATGTTTGAACTAAGCAAGGAAGAGTTTGAAAATTGGAGGTCGCAATTTGCGACCTCCAATTCTGAAAAGATAGGTTTACGTTATGCTCCAATGGCATTTACAGAACACGGAATTCTAATGTTATCAAGTGTTTTGAATAGCGATAAAGCCATCCAGACTAATATTCAAATTATGCGAATTTTTGTAAAAGTAAGACAAATGCTTCTGGACACTACAGAAATAAAATTAGATATTGCTCAAATTCAAAAAAAATTAGAGAATCAAGGTAAAAATATAGAGCTGGTTTTTTCCTATTTAGATGAGTTAGCCGATAAAAAAGATGAAGAAAAACCAAGAACAAAAATCGGTTATAAAAATGATTTTTAA
- a CDS encoding phenylacetate--CoA ligase family protein — MFKIFDLTLKINGFPMKEAKAELQKNIAIPEENFGDFIEQKKIEIVNFHLNNNSFYKNLAQTKSFVNWADLPILNKTNLQKPLSERLSLGYHEKSVYVNKTSGSSGHPFIFAKDKFCHALTWSSNIYRFGWYGIDFNSSYQARFYGIPLDFIGNKKERFKDFLSHRFRFSIFNLSDEILEGFLNDFKTKKFDYINGYTSSIVLFAKFLQKKNIILNEICPTLKVCMVTSEMLFEEDKQLLEKQFGIPIVNEYGASELDLIAFQNPEGEWQINSETLFVEILDDNNLAVSNGTSGRIVITSLYNKAHPFIRYDLGDIGILDEKSTLKKPILKKLIGRTNDVAVLPSGKKSPGLTFYYVTKSIIEDDGNVKEFIIKQIKIDSFEIDYVSEFELNGEQIEQIEKAISLYLEPHLFFSFNRKETLERTNRGKLKQFTSLL, encoded by the coding sequence ATGTTCAAAATATTCGACTTGACGCTCAAAATAAATGGTTTTCCCATGAAGGAAGCCAAAGCTGAATTGCAAAAAAATATTGCTATTCCAGAGGAAAATTTTGGTGATTTTATCGAACAGAAAAAAATAGAAATTGTCAATTTTCATTTAAATAATAACTCTTTTTATAAAAACTTAGCCCAAACAAAATCTTTTGTAAACTGGGCTGATTTACCTATTTTAAATAAAACAAACTTACAAAAACCTTTATCGGAAAGGCTTTCTTTGGGTTACCATGAAAAATCAGTTTATGTAAATAAAACTTCTGGATCAAGCGGACATCCCTTTATATTTGCAAAAGACAAATTTTGCCATGCTCTAACTTGGTCATCTAATATTTATCGTTTTGGTTGGTACGGAATTGATTTTAACTCTTCTTACCAAGCACGGTTTTATGGTATTCCTCTTGATTTTATCGGAAACAAAAAAGAACGGTTTAAGGACTTTTTGAGTCATCGCTTCAGGTTTTCCATATTCAATTTATCTGACGAAATTTTGGAAGGTTTTTTAAATGACTTTAAAACCAAAAAATTCGACTATATCAATGGCTATACCTCATCGATTGTTTTATTTGCCAAATTTCTACAGAAAAAAAATATTATTTTAAATGAAATTTGTCCAACATTGAAAGTGTGTATGGTTACCTCCGAAATGCTTTTTGAAGAAGATAAACAACTTTTGGAAAAACAATTTGGCATTCCTATTGTCAATGAATACGGAGCCTCAGAATTAGATTTAATCGCTTTTCAAAATCCCGAAGGAGAATGGCAAATCAATTCGGAAACACTATTTGTAGAAATTTTAGACGATAACAATCTGGCTGTTTCCAACGGAACTTCAGGCCGTATTGTCATCACTTCTCTTTACAATAAAGCACATCCTTTTATTAGATATGACCTTGGCGATATTGGAATTCTCGATGAAAAAAGCACTTTGAAAAAACCTATTCTCAAAAAATTAATTGGAAGAACCAATGACGTGGCAGTTTTACCAAGTGGTAAAAAATCTCCTGGATTAACCTTTTATTATGTTACTAAAAGCATCATTGAAGACGATGGAAATGTAAAAGAGTTTATTATTAAACAAATTAAAATTGATTCTTTTGAAATTGATTATGTAAGTGAATTTGAATTAAATGGTGAACAAATTGAACAAATTGAGAAAGCAATTTCATTGTATCTTGAACCTCATTTATTCTTTTCTTTTAATCGGAAAGAAACTTTAGAAAGAACTAATCGTGGTAAGCTAAAACAATTCACTTCTCTTTTATAA